DNA sequence from the Buchnera aphidicola str. Ua (Uroleucon ambrosiae) genome:
AAAGTAATGGACCATTATGAAAATCCAAGAAATGTTGGTTCCTTTTCTAATTCTGATAATAATGTTGGAAGTGGTTTAGTAGGTGCACCTGCTTGCGGTGATGTAATGAAATTACAAATTAAAGTTAATGAAAAAGGAATCATAGAAGATGCATGTTTTAAGACATATGGTTGTGGTTCTGCTATAGCATCAAGTTCATTAGTAACTGAATGGGTTAAAGGTAAATCTATTACAGAAGCTGAATCTATTCGAAATACAACTATAGTAGAAGAATTAGAACTTCCTCCAGTAAAAATCCATTGTTCTATTTTGGCTGAAGATGCTATTAAAGCTGCTATTGCAGATTATAAAAGTAAAAAATATTCAAATTAATTATATTAAATT
Encoded proteins:
- the iscU gene encoding Fe-S cluster assembly scaffold IscU, encoding MAYSKKVMDHYENPRNVGSFSNSDNNVGSGLVGAPACGDVMKLQIKVNEKGIIEDACFKTYGCGSAIASSSLVTEWVKGKSITEAESIRNTTIVEELELPPVKIHCSILAEDAIKAAIADYKSKKYSN